In Spirosoma pollinicola, the genomic window ACTTGTAAAGGTGGTCTGAAACTAAGTAGCAGTTTGAAATTTGACCGAGAAGACGACGGCACCAACGATGAAGTAAACGACAAGATAAAAGCAGTACTGATTGGGACCACCGACGATAAATTCGTTGTTCGGATGGGGGCGCAAAAAGATACTTATCAGAAAATAAATGAGGATAATACCACGCTCAACAGCGTAGCCGAAGAGGTTAGGGCCTTTATTGAATTGCTTTTTAAAGTGAACGACGACATCAGTCTGAAAGATAAATTCGGCATCCGGACAGGCGACTTGGAAACGTATAAAAGGACGCTGTTACGGGATATGGGCGAACGGGTCAAGAACGGATTCAAAGACAAAAAATCCAAGTCGGACGTAACGGACCCTATCGAGGAAACTCTGTTTTTTTATCCCCTCATAAAAGGTCTTAACACACTAGCATCCGAATTGGCTAACTAATCCAACCGACCATGAGAATCTTTTTAATATGCGGACTCCTCATTGGCCTTTCGGCTGGTGTAGTTTGGGCTAAATGCGATCCAGCGAATAGTATTCCAATAAGAAAAGAAGGCTTATACGATTGGGGTACTGATTTTGGCAAACTGGCGAAAAAATACAAAACTCTGCCAGTCAACAATATTAGTCCATTTTTCCAAGATCAGGGGGGCAAAAAGGAATGTATTAGTTTTACCGATCTTCAACAACTTTTAACAACAGCCGATGAAGTTTTCAAAGGACATAGAAATGCTGATGTGAAAAGTTTCTTGATAGCAATCGCTGGAGCGGCAAAAGCAAACAAGCCTGGTAAAAGTGGCGATACAATTCCTAAAAAAGTAGATTCAAGTGTACAGAAAACTTCCTCTACATCTCTATCAGGAAATGGGACGGAGGGGACTCCGAAGAATGATGGTAGTAGTACAAACGGTAGCACTATTGCTGCGGAAAAGAAGGCCAAAGAGATAGAAGACAAATTCGACAAAGTTGCTCAAGAAGTTATAGTATGGCGTGGGATAAGTATAGCATTGGGTATTATTGTATTGGCTTTAATTGGATTGGCTCTGTGGTTAAATTCTACAATTAAAGATCAGGGAAGACAATTCAAGGCTAATTCAAAAGATCAGGAGCGTTCCATACGAGACGATTTACAGCGTCAATTTGATAAAACCAGTAAAGAGAAGATAGCCCGTCTGACCGCCGAAAATCAGAAACTTCAACAGACAAATGACGAGTTGTTACGAGATCTTAACAAATTGGAGCGCCAGGTTGAAACAGATATGTTGGCAACACGAGAAACTCCTGTTGCTTCAGCCGAACTAGCTATTTCCCCTCCACCTGTTCCGCCCACGCCTGAACCACCAATAGCTAAAGCTTTTTTCCTGTCCACTCCCACGCCCACGGCCGACGGCTTATGCACCTTTCTCGATCATCGCAAAGCTCAGTTCGATCCGACTAGTTCGCTTTACCGGTTCGAGTTGGTCAATAACAACGAGAATCAGGCTCAGTTTCGATTTGAAAGCACATCGGGAACCGTTAGCGGTGCCCTCTCTTACCCGGATACGTATCTGCAACCCGCCTGTGAGTACACCGGCTTAGACTCAAAAGCAACCCGAATTGACACCGTCCAGCCTGGCAAAGCTACACGGCAAGGCAATGTTTGGAAAGTGATCGAAAAAGCACGTATTAAATTTTTCTGATTTTTTGCCCATATCCACCACTTCCTTTATGAATGATTTTTTAAACACGCTACTTAGTACCGGCAGTCTGCTTTTACAGGTTCCGGCCAGCGGTGAGTCGTCAGCTATTAGTGAGATAAGTCAGGCTCCATTGACTCAAGTTTCAGGCTCCTTCGTTGAACTGCTCGAATACGGACTGGTAGCAATTGTCATTTTGCTTCAGCTTTGGTTCTTTAATCAAACACGAGGCACAATCCGAAGTTTCAAAAAAAGTCTGCCTGATTACAAACAATTTTCGCTTACTAATGCTACGGTTTTCCGCAGTGATTTAAAAGACGTTCCTCCTCAACAACTATTAGACAATCTAACTAATTACACCAAGCGCGCACAAGCCTCAGCCCCTGATCTTGAAGCATTACGGTATACCCGACTTCAGGAGTATATAGGCCAGGGTATGACTTTCGATGAGGCTGATGAACAAGTGCAGGAAGAATTTGGCAATGAAGGAACTTTAGCTTCTGTACCCATCAACGGTAAAACTACACTGACACTACTTACTATAGCTACAGACGAAGAGAGCCCAATATTGACCAAAATTCGGCGAGCAATCAATACTTATCTAATTAGTAATAAAGGTGCAGTTGCCGACTTTAATTTACTGCGCGATATTATTCAGCGAAATCTTGATACAGTTGAGGAAGAGATTGCGGTTACAACGCCCATTCCAGTTTACCTAGGACTAGTTGGTACAATGCTCGGAATCATCATCGGGCTATTCAGTCTGCCCGATATAGGTTCAGAAAGCTTTATTCAAGGTAATGGTATTGCCAACCTACTGGGTGGAGTTAAAATCGCCATGATTGCCAGTGCCGTAGGGCTAATTCTGACCATTTTCACAAATGGCATACTCTTTCGTGGATCAAAAATATATACGGAAGGTAATAAAAATGATCTATTCACTTTTCTGCAAACAGAACTTCTACCTGTTTTGTCTGATAGTGTCAATGCGGGTGTGAACAGTTTAAACCGGAATTTAGACCGTTTTAGCGCCCAGTTTTCAGAAAGTATACAGCAATTAGATGGTTTGGTTCAAAAAAATTACGATTCGATGCGGGCACAGCAAAGTGCTTTGGATACACTCCAAAAAATCGACGTGTCGAAGGTAGCTAATTTCAATATTAAGGTGCTAGGCGAATTAAAGCAAAGCATGGATGCCCTTGAACGGCTGGCATTTGGACTTAAAAATGTTGATACGTTTGTGCTCAATGCTCGTGCCTTGGTCGAGCGTTCACAGGACGTAGTGGGGTTAACTGATAAGATTGGTCAGGTTCTGGATTACACAAAAGAACTTCAGTTTTACCTAAATGGTCATTTCCAAGAATTAGAAAGTCGGGGTAGTCTCATCACAAATACCGTTACGAAACTTGACAATGTGATCTCGCGCGAAATAGAAGGATTGGAAAAAAATATTCATGCTCGAATTCAAGCTGTTGGTGAGATCAAGATTGAAGAAGATGCTTGGTTGCAACAGGCCATGCGCGAAAATCAGACTGCATTGAGCAAGCTGCGACTACTCGAGCCTTTACAAGCCAGTTTAAATGACTTTATCAAAGAAAATACAACAGCACAACGCAGTTTAGCTACAACAATGCAAAACGTAGCTAAAAAATCAACGGAAACAAATGAAATATTAATGCTCATACTAACAGATCAACAGCAGGGAAAAATTTTCAAACGTTTATCAAGCTGGCTTTTCGAAAAAAAAGATAAATCATAAGTATCATTTATCAGTAAAGACATGAAAATATTGTACGAAAGTGATTTATTGATTTGGCTTCAGGGCGCAATAGTGGCCATTCTATGTGTTATAACATTAAATAAAAAAGCATTTAGTTTAATTAGCAATGCTATTGATGAAATACAACATGTTAAATTATTAATTGGTCTAACAGCATCATGCCTTCTGATGATAGGATTTGTTATTAGCTTTCACGCAGAAGTATTCACATCACACGATCATTATAATATTGCTAAAACAAAAGATGGATCTAAAAGAAACGGATATAATTGGTTTAACTTAGGTCATATTTTTAGATTTCCTGTCGAGCAACTCGTGCCGGAGAGTTCTATTATACAAATCAATACATTTGACATTAGTATGTCTAAAAAGAATAGGTTTAATAACTATCTATATATTGTTGATAAAACAGGCTCGACTGAGGAAACTGTTTTTATGAAAAAATTAGCTCAATCTGTTAAAAAAAATTTACAAAATGGATTATCCCGCGAAAATGCTACCTATAGAGAATACATAAATAGCTTAAATGATTTAGCTGACTTATTACTTATTCAATCTATAAATGAGATTGCTCACTCTAATCCAAATGCTAAATTTAGAGTTGGCCTATATACCGGAAATGATCCCAACCAGCCCATAGACTATTTAAGTGATTACAAAATAGCCTCTTCCGAAAATGTTGGAAATTTTATACAACTTTATAAAACACAAAGTATAGGTGAGAAAAATTCATTGAATTATAAAATTAATTCCCAACAAAATTACAAATACCCATCTTTGTATAGAGTTCATTCTTACCCAACAGATTATGTTGAATTAGTACAGGATATATGCGATTATGGTTGCCATGACTTTAACAAAGATATAGATTCCTTATCTATATCTTTAATTGGTGATTTATGCCACGAAAAAGAAAATAACTTACAAGGACTAAAAAAAAGCTTGTATGCGTTAAGTAGCAAAAATGTTGAGCAAATAAATCTATTTAGATTACCTTTTAATCCACATAGATTGCCATACGGCTGGGACTCAACAAAGGCTGATATTATTGCATCTCAAGTGGCAAATAACTTCAAACAAAATTTCCATCGTGGTTTACTCTACACAGAGATAAACACATCTAACATTATAGCTTCGGAGTACCCGAAAGACTTTATAAATAGCCAAATTATCCAGCCTAATAAACCAATAGGACAAGAGTCAGAAATAAGTGTTTACTTTCCCTTCGCTTCTGCATATTATCTAAACGAGTCCATGTCGAAAATTGAAATCACAAAAGAAAATACCCCCTTTTATGGAGAAATAATTGTGGCGCTAAAAACTTTTGATGGGAAAGAAGATTTAGCAGAAGTAGAGGTAAATGATATTAAAATTAAAGTAGATAATATTGAAAAAATAAACTTAGCTAAGGGTAGCATCAATCTTAATTTTCGTAGTGAGTCAAACCAAGAAAATTATTATTTAGATATGTACTTTCCTAGTGATAAAACTAGAATAACAGCTCCACTTGTTTTTAGAGAAAGACTGACCACAACGGCTTCTTTATGTTTAATATTTTTATATACTTTATTATATATGTCTATTACCCTGCTAATTTCCATAATAGGGTTATTAATCTATAGATTTCCCGTAAGATATCCTAAATCAGTTAGCTCTTTATTTGGAATAATTCTTATAGCATTTCCAATTATTATATTTTGCATTTCATACCTTCCAACTATTTTAGCTATTCCAAAAACAGATGAATCGTTAGCATTATCTATTTCATCTTTATTTCCATTTATATATTTATCTTTTTTTTCCGTTCATATTTACGCAAACACAATAAATTATATAAATAATATTTCCACTCAAAATAATGTTATAATTTAATATGAAAGTTAAAGAAGCCAGTTTTTTCTGGACTAGTTATACAGACCTGATGACAAGTTTATTTTTTGTCATGCTAGCACTTTATGTACTAACAGTTGCTATCCTAAAGTATCAACAGAAAGCCACTGAGGAACAACTACAAAAAATAAAAGAAATACAGAATGCAACGCAACAATTGCCCAGAAAATATTTTCAATACCAACCCGAATATAAACGATTTACGCTTAACCGACAAATTCAATTTCCACGAGGTAAAGCTGATATTCCAGTATCAGATTATGCCTATCTAATTACAGTGGGAAGAAGTATTCGACAGTTAGTCGATACGCTAAAAGTTAAATATAGCAATGAAAAAATAAAATACCTGATTGCAATTGAAGGTATGGCCTCTAATGATCAGTATCTATATAATAATCAGCTAAGCTATCAGCGAGCACTAGCATTGCGAACGTTCTGGATTCAGCAAAACATTCGGCTTGACCCTACTATTTGTGAAGTAATAGTGGCAGGTAGTGGTATCGGGGGTGTCGGTAGAGAAATTAATGAAACAAAAAATCAAAGAATTCTAATTCAAATCATACCCAAAATTGGCGAAATCGAGTAACATATGTTAATGCTTTTTTGTCAGCTTGTTCTGAAGTCTTCGATGTATAAATGGGAGAGTAATCCATTTATCAACTGTAAGTCACAGGTTACTAAATATAAACCTTCTAGTGCCTAACTTCCATACCTTGAACGAACAAGTCCAAATAGGTCTTGGACGGATTGGCTAACTGTTTAAATAAGTGTGACAAGTCGGTAGTGGCTTAATTGCGTTGATCGGCAAAGAAAAATTGATTGATAAACAGACCAATTGCTGTGTCGTGAACCACGATTGATTTCGAATAGCAAATGGTTCTGCGTGTTAACCGTTTTAAGCGCGTTCGGAGGGTTAAATGCTTCCGTTCAAGACCTTGTAAAGAGGCTTTTCGAACTAAGCGTAAGCGTTGATCTAAGCAATCAAAGTAAGCCCACCAGGAGTCCGTTATCCATCTGATTACCTCAATTTTGGCCTCCTCCAATAGATGTAATAAGTGACGAAATGTTTGGTTGGCTAGCTAGCTAGTGCTGGTGGTGCTGGTGGTTGGCCTGTTTCTCGCCTTTGGCAGGAAAAAGTAAGGGCAACCCTGACCAAGCTTTAGCTGGTTAATCATTGCAGATTAATTAGCTACAGCTTGAGGTTAGTGTCAGTAAAGCGTAATCTATCTACGTTTAATTTATTGTTTAGGGTAGTGGCTAAGATCGGGAAGCTATGAGCAATCATAGTCGAAATGTACCATTTTCGAGGTCTCAAATTTCTACTGAAATTTATCGTCTTCTTCTAGAATAAATACAAGTTATAATTTTACTTGATTCGTTCACGAAAACGCTTCTTTAGAAGGAGGCAATAAGGGTCTAACGTATTAAATTCATTTCATTATCATGTCGGCAAAATGGTTTGCAACGAGAAGTGGACGAGCTTATCCATACCACATGGTAACTCAGAAGCGTACAATGCGGACAAGTTCGCTCAGCCGAAACGAATTGAACACTTCACCGAAGAACTACTTCGATAAATCTACATGGTGAGAGTAGTCCGGGCGGCACCTGACAGAAAGTAGGTATTCGACTGTTATTGGATACATATATTCCAAAATCTCCATATAGGCCTTATTCCTGCGACGGCTATAATTACGATAAACGGTCCGCCGTGGCGGTCGGAAATTTGCCCTCTCTGTTTGGTTATGCCCATACTTGTCATCGGCAAGTGGGTTAATTTCAAATTACTATTATTATTCGACTGATTGATCAAATAATGGTGTAGGCTTTGGCTTTGACCTTCTCCGGGAAACCGCGCTCAGCGGTTCAATATTGGGCTGACCATTTAAGGTCGATGTCGATGCTTCGAACGACGCTGTACTATCTCCTTCAGGCCTTAATCGAGCATAAAGAGTGTATAGACCGGCCTGTGATTTGAGCCCGAATCTACCCAAGTACTTATCGATTTGTTTGCTTTGATACGGATGATTCCGCCTAATATGATCCGTGTCAACAAAAATGATGTTATACCGTGGTTGATTGATAGTACCGGTTCTATCTTTCTGCGGATTGAGCATGTGTTCCTGCTCATTGGCAAAATCCCCCTCCTCATTTAAGATAAACTTGTAGTTGAGCGTAACATACTTATGAACTCTTTCATAATTAGAGATGGCCATTTCAATCGTATCAACCTGAGCCATTAATTCCTTCCAGGCTGTTTGTTCCGATTGCCAGAGCGCGATATTAGCTTTGGCCTGGGTCAGCTCCGATCCTGACAGTTTATGAAGCTTGCTCAGCATCCGATCTTCTTTGGAACCCAGATCATTGAGGTATAACTGGATCCGGGCAATTTTCTCATCTCTGGGTAGGTCTTTATCTTTAAGCACCCAGAATTTATGCTCCTTAAAGAAGCTCATACGGACGGCGGGACGGCCGAAATTGACGATTTTGATGGAACGGCAATCAAAATCCGTAAAGCGGGTGAAATACGGCTGGTAGGCTGCATCTACAAAATGAATGGTTCCGGTATCGGCCCAGTCGCCCTCAATGTCCCAGCTATCCCGGTCCGCCCGTAATTTGGGAACCTGATTCATGACTTGGGTTAGATCCTCAAGCATGAGCGCGTAATAGGCCGCGTCATATTGTTTTCTTTTCACCTGTGGCATACCAATTATCGAAATTTTGCCTGCAACGTCACGGATCGCGCCGTTGCAGGCCCGGACTGTCTGTTTAGCTACGGCCTAATTACTTATTTATTTAGTAGAGGAGCTGAAAAAATCCAAATGGGCTTTTACGGATGAATTATTCCGGCCACTTCTCTAATCCAGCTGCAATACGTAAGGCGCGTTGTACATCCTCCCAATATAAGCCGCTTTCATAACCGTTATTGAGCCGATCACAAATTTCCAAGAAGTCATTGGCTGATTCGAGTCGTCGCTGCTCCTCTAATTGCTGCTTATCTGGCTCGATGCTTGAATTGTCTACTGATTCCATTAAGGGTCAAAAGCATTTTCCTAAGACAAATATCTCTATATTAAGTTTCGTTTCAAACGAAACTTAATATTTGTTTGCTAACCTTCGGTTGAACTTTATTATTTTTTTGTCTCCAATCAAAAGTCCTTTTTTAGTTTTTTCACCCTATTGACCTTTTGATCTTTTATAATAGAGGAAAGAAAATAATAAAAATCTTTTAAATAATGATTTAGATATGATAATAATAGGTTCCAAATTGGCCTTGCTAAAGCCTGCTAATCAAGTATTTACAGTGTGGATAACTGTGCTATTGTAAGGAATTGTAGTGATTCGGTAAGGGATTATAGTTGGTTTGTAAGGAATTATAGTTTTGAAAGTAAGGGATTATAGTCACAAATTGGCTCTACTGTAAGGGATTATAGTATCCTACTGTAAGGAATTGTAGTCGTGTGAAAATTAATAAAATGCAATTTTCAATTGGTGCTGGACAGGTCAAGTATAGGTAATGAATCAATCAATTTAATTATGGTAACTGTTTGATTTTAAGAAGTTTAGTATTCAAAATCGGTTATTTTTAGTACCTTATTGTAGCGTTACTTTGCAACGATGACAATGTATTTACTTCCATAATATACCCTAACTATTTAATTATCAGATATATACTACCCTTACTGTAAGGAATTATAGTCATAGTTTGGTAAGAACTTTCCGAGTTAGCCGAGTCCATATAGCCGCCTCTGATTTACAAATTATAAAACATCAGTTTCCCTTTAGGCATTAATCAATCGTCTGTTTATCAAATGATTATGGCTCTATTGTAAGGTCGTATAGTAATCTATTGTAAGGAATTATAGTCGCTTTAAATGCGTAAAAATTCAGCGATTTCAGTGAAAAGACAAGCGAAATGAAGCGATGTAACGCGATAATTAAATGAAATTTCTAAAAAAAAATGTTTAATAGTTTGATATACAGTAAAATAAAGACGTTTTCAAATTCTATTGTAAGAAATTATAGTCATTCAAAATATAGCTAATCAGGCTTTTAT contains:
- a CDS encoding OmpA family protein; protein product: MKVKEASFFWTSYTDLMTSLFFVMLALYVLTVAILKYQQKATEEQLQKIKEIQNATQQLPRKYFQYQPEYKRFTLNRQIQFPRGKADIPVSDYAYLITVGRSIRQLVDTLKVKYSNEKIKYLIAIEGMASNDQYLYNNQLSYQRALALRTFWIQQNIRLDPTICEVIVAGSGIGGVGREINETKNQRILIQIIPKIGEIE
- a CDS encoding MotA/TolQ/ExbB proton channel family protein; its protein translation is MNDFLNTLLSTGSLLLQVPASGESSAISEISQAPLTQVSGSFVELLEYGLVAIVILLQLWFFNQTRGTIRSFKKSLPDYKQFSLTNATVFRSDLKDVPPQQLLDNLTNYTKRAQASAPDLEALRYTRLQEYIGQGMTFDEADEQVQEEFGNEGTLASVPINGKTTLTLLTIATDEESPILTKIRRAINTYLISNKGAVADFNLLRDIIQRNLDTVEEEIAVTTPIPVYLGLVGTMLGIIIGLFSLPDIGSESFIQGNGIANLLGGVKIAMIASAVGLILTIFTNGILFRGSKIYTEGNKNDLFTFLQTELLPVLSDSVNAGVNSLNRNLDRFSAQFSESIQQLDGLVQKNYDSMRAQQSALDTLQKIDVSKVANFNIKVLGELKQSMDALERLAFGLKNVDTFVLNARALVERSQDVVGLTDKIGQVLDYTKELQFYLNGHFQELESRGSLITNTVTKLDNVISREIEGLEKNIHARIQAVGEIKIEEDAWLQQAMRENQTALSKLRLLEPLQASLNDFIKENTTAQRSLATTMQNVAKKSTETNEILMLILTDQQQGKIFKRLSSWLFEKKDKS
- a CDS encoding bZIP transcription factor, coding for MRIFLICGLLIGLSAGVVWAKCDPANSIPIRKEGLYDWGTDFGKLAKKYKTLPVNNISPFFQDQGGKKECISFTDLQQLLTTADEVFKGHRNADVKSFLIAIAGAAKANKPGKSGDTIPKKVDSSVQKTSSTSLSGNGTEGTPKNDGSSTNGSTIAAEKKAKEIEDKFDKVAQEVIVWRGISIALGIIVLALIGLALWLNSTIKDQGRQFKANSKDQERSIRDDLQRQFDKTSKEKIARLTAENQKLQQTNDELLRDLNKLERQVETDMLATRETPVASAELAISPPPVPPTPEPPIAKAFFLSTPTPTADGLCTFLDHRKAQFDPTSSLYRFELVNNNENQAQFRFESTSGTVSGALSYPDTYLQPACEYTGLDSKATRIDTVQPGKATRQGNVWKVIEKARIKFF